Within the Eucalyptus grandis isolate ANBG69807.140 chromosome 1, ASM1654582v1, whole genome shotgun sequence genome, the region TGTCAAGCTATTAATGTTTCATGTCATGTTTGGCTCCCCAAGAAAGTATCAGCTCATAAACCTCGTACCAAGAATCAGAAGTATcacgtgaaaaaaaaataataataaagaatttaatttcagaattttttataAGGCATTTGTTAAACAATAAGATTAAAAATGTGTCGTCTCTAATACGTGAAAATAATAAGACACTTTAGTTACATTTATAATTAACtacttaaattatatataattatttgatTAGTTCAACATGTGTTGTTATATTGAGTAATACCAAAAGTTTCGAGTTAAGTTCTGCGCATCAACTCAAATTAGCATTTcgatagaattaaattggtgaaattaaaaattttaaaattgaattgacataaatacaatCAATCTAAGACTTAATTGATAATTTCATTAAGATTTAGTTGCTAATTTCCACCTAATTGAAATCGTTGATTATCTCGCGATGACAACCTTACAACAACCCAGCTAACAACTCCCTTATTATATGTATGCTCATTGGAATTTGACATGACAACTATGCGCAAGAAAGATGGGGAATGCATCACCAATTTCTATGCCAAACAATCAATATTTATGTCGTGTTTGGCTACCCAACATGGACGGCTTAAAGCAGCGAGAAGGTCGAGGTTAAAACCGCTGGCTATAAACCTCGTACCAAGTGGCCCGGATTGGGGTAGGTGGCTAACTAGGGTTTGTATAAtcttttgtcaaaataaaaagaaatttccaattagcaaaacatttataaaagaaaggagaagtttCCCGAGAGGTTTCATCAAACACTTCGCTCTTATGTGAAGATAAGAATAACTGATGCTTTGTGAATTATATTATCTTTGCGACAAATACGTGTACTTCCTTATGtacacagaaaagaaaaattatgtattatatataataatttcctaTGCAAAGAAGATCCCATTTGACCACCGGATTCGATGATCTAACAAATTTCATTCCAATCGTACACATCCTACCCCTTTAAAGTATAGTTACAAGATGACGATGTTTATAACTTAATTCGTACAATTGagaagtttagaattgaattagcggccgtataataaatttacgattttttggacaattctccaTATTAAAGCACACATAGATAAGGAATATTGAATATTGCACATATTacatgaaaagaaatatataatttagttttaatatattttctaagGCATTTGTTAAATAACCAGATTAAAGGTGTGTCATTTCTAATACATGGAAATGATAACATATTTAGTTACATTCAAAATTAActacataaattttatataattcttttaattaGTTCAACCGGTGTTGACTATATTAAGCAACGCCGGAAGTTTTAATGCTAAGTTCCTTTTATCGAGTCAAAATCACCCTTTCGGTTGGAAAAATATTCATCTGGACCTAATTTcaatatatcaaataaattataatcaTTAATCACGAGGGATTCAGATGAGAGGATAGATCATAAGATACGAAGGGAGAAATTCCTCCTCATAAAAAGTCAAACCGTCCGGCCTCACTTCAGATTGAACGATCAACTGCCGTTCGGACATCACAAAGCTCGCCACCTTGAGCGACCGTGCGAGAGATCGAGTGACCGATATTGACTCCGAAGCGGACGACAATGGAGTTCCCATATGGTCATCACGCTCACGGACACCACCACAAACACGACGGCGACGACAACGACGAGGAGTCCCGAAGAAACCTGCCCTACCCGCCACCCGGAGCCACCCTCCCGCCCTACGTCTACGGCCagcctccccctcctcctccgccgtccAACGTGTACCACACCTCGCACTCGCCTCCCCCGTCCGCTTACCCCTCCCCCTACCCTCCACCGCCTCAGATGTTTCCTCAAGGATCAACCGAGTACTCTGCTTACCCGTACCCGCCGCACGTGGCTCACGGCGGTGGAGCTCTGGCCTCTTACTTCGCCTACAAGCTCACTTACAACGTTTTCTGCAAGGCCAACCCCAATTATTCTCTCGCTATCAGGGACTCAAAACTCGTTCTTGCACCCTCCGATTCCAGTGATCCTTATCAAGTATGTCGTTTTGCTTTGCTTTCGCCTGTCACCCCCGAACCTTGATCTTTGGTTCTGTAAAatatattcaacttgatagccCTTTTTTTACGGGGGTTTGGTCTGATCTGCCTAATCTGAGCGTTTCTGAGCTTGTTTGAGTGttgtttgactttttttctttccgtcGTGTGAGTGATGGTttttattctttaattcttttggTGATGTGGAGTGGCTTGTATGATTTCATTTGATCAGAAGTGGTACAAGGATGAGAAGTTCAGCACCAGAGTCAAGGATGAAGAGGGTTCTCCCTGCTTTTCTCTGGTCAACAAGGCCACTGGTGAGGCCATCAAGCACTCTGTTGGAGCCTCTCACCCGGTGAGTTTGTCTCTCTAGATATTCAAATCTGAAACCTCTGCAATTATAGGATACCCGTTCGAGCTGCAAATTAGGATAGGAAGAATGATCTATTCGCATAATCTGGGCTGTAGAGCAGAAGAAAAGCTCATGAGACTAGTTATAAGCCAGATATCACTTTCGTGCGAGTCGTATTTCGGTGACCATGATACTTTAGCCCATCATCAATCTCATTGGTCAACAGAGCTGTCAAGTTTGTTCTCCTTGTTCGACCAAAAGAAGATTGCAGTCTTCCAATTATTATCGGCTTTGATAGCCAAGAATCATGACTATGGATGTTGCCTTGTATTGACTTGCATGATAAACTTTGGAGATTCAGGCATTGGATTGATCAAATTACTAGTCATTCGTTTTAGCAGCGCTATAACTTCTAAATTATCGTTTTTCTATACTTGTCTAGATTCTGTGAGTGACTTCACGAACATAAGTGTGTCATTCTAGTGTGTCATAGAAACTAAGGTTAATCTCAAAATGGCTCATTATAAGCTATATCTGAACATTTGTTTATCTTCCGTTCGGTTGTTGTACCACGATCCTCTGATTCGGTTTCATTTTTGGTAACTGATCGTCAGACCGGTCGTGGttccaaaagaattcttctTGAGGCATAAGTTGTTTTCCATTCTGGCTACCATTTTAGTACCTTTTTCGCTGCCTGaatattttcttgcatttttgcCTTTATGAATGCCAACGTGGACACTACTGAAAAGGTCGACCGCCCTCTAAAGTCAGCATTGTCTTTCAGCTTCTGTGAAAAAGCCTGTTTGCACCGAGCCTTCACTTTCGTTGCCTCAACTTGAGTTTCATCTCGACATGTGTATTTTTGAGCCAATTGTTGGGTTTGGTTAAACTCCTGGAGGTTCTCATGATTTGCACATAATGCATGCTTCCTCACCAGAAAATGGACAAATATATTTTGGATTAGGATATATGTACCTGGTGATCATACAGTAGTGAGGGACAGACCCACTTTGAAATCAAAGGAAAAGCTTAATTTAAGCCTTAGCTCTCTGAAAATATTGTTGGTATCAGAGATGCAGATATTTGTCGGATCTAAGATTTGCACTTTTGGTAATCTGCAGGTGCAGCTGGCACCCTATAATCCAGAGCAGCTTGATGCATCTGTTCTGTGGACGGAGAGCAAGGACCTTGGCGATGGTTACAGAGCCGTAAGGATGGTTAACAATGTTCACCTGAATTTGGATGCTTTTCATGGTGACCAATTATCCGGCGGCGTTCATGATGGCACAACTATTGTGCTCTGGCAGTGGAACAACGGAGATAATCAGAATTGGAAGATCACTACGCATTGTAAGTTCCTTAGACGCAGAGGAGAGAAATAACCTTTTTTACAACTAGACactcgtttctttttctttcatttctgaACTATACCCTTTGATGGTTGATGCAGAATACATGGGGGAAGAGTACCTGAATTTGGAGGTTGTCTTATTTGCGGGATATGCATTTGGTGGATTGCTATGCTTCCACGCGAGTTTGTGTTGTGATCTCCAATATTGCTTCTATCTCCATGCTCGATTAAGACTCGACTGCTATCGTGTGTTACTTTTACTTTGGATTTTATAGCATTATCATTTTGTGTGTTATATCACACCGCagactctatatatatatgcctGATAAATTGGTAATCCTCTGCATTAAGCTGTTTTAGATGTCGCTTGTGGAGATAGATATACTATATCATGTATGTGTTGCAAGCGCGAGAAGAGCATGTTCTCATGTTGCCATGCGCTGCTACATCGCAAAGTGACAAATATGACAAGAGCAGCTGTTAATTTTACAGCtattgtcctttttttcttagaaTCAATCATGTCCATCGTTTTCCTCAGCTGACTTGATCGTCTCACGCGTTTACACATCCAATCGCCCACCACAGTCTTGAGTTCCTTTGGACTTGATTTCGTTTCATAATTGGGTTGAGATCAGTTAAAAATTAGGCTTTCGAGCATTGATTCTGGGAGTTGGACATCAGGTGTTCGATGTCTCACAGAGCTTCTATCTTCTATCTTCATCAGTAGTTCCGAGGATAGACTCTTTAGCCATAATTAGAGGCTGCGTGTCCGTTTAGTAGGTGAGGAGGCTTTCCTTCGACGTCTCCATCGGGCCGAACTGTGCAAGTCCGAGTTCAAGGCCCTAAAAGAAATTTCTGGGTCCGAATCCTAAACCAAGACAGAGTACGAAATAAGTACGCAAGTCCGAGTTCGAGGCCTTAAAAGAAATTTCTAGGTCCGAGTCCTAAGCCACGGCAGAGCACGAAATAAGCATGAAATTTTTAGCCCTTTAAATTTAATTGGCCTAAACATCAAGAGTTCTAGTACTAATTGCCATTTATATACTATTTCAAGTGGACCCGCATCTAAGTTTCTTGCTGGATTTTGGCCTGCAATATCATAAAAGTAATCGAGAATTTTGCATTATATCAACAATTGAAAAGGACAAATGGTGGAATACGTATGTAGAGCACTACAATACCGTCGGTCCATTCGATTTTAAGTTTCTATACTCTCTGCGTTTGGCCGGCAGTTCGAAAGTGGACGTATGGTGTGATCTCTTCATGTCAAGTGAACTCCACAAAGCATGCACCGGGCAAAATCATCATCATGTTCTTGGACTTGCCTCCCCGGGTATTTATTGTCCCAAAGTAAAATCTATCTTTTGCTCAATGTCCACTTATTCCTCACCAAGTTGCATGAGAAACCAGATAAAAAGTCATCTGAGCCTCTTCGTATCCAAGAGACATTGACGGAGAGCACGTGGACGACCACCAATCATCATCGGGATCGCTAACGCAAGTCGAAATATGCTCAGAGCCCTCGGGCATCTTACACTTCATGTTGACTATGACAAGTACGTGCCTCGTTTCTGAttggaaagatttttttttgcttttaataATGTCTCTTTGCTTACATGGGGAAAATATTGACTTGTCCCCTTACTGACACCGGATCCAAAAGTTGGGCCCAAATGTAAAGAAATTAATGGGACTCAACCAGGCCATGACAACacactttatttttaaaaatgaattgcttgACAAGCTCATCGATCATCAATTATCAATGGATAAAGTTTAAGTACATGACATTTGATTAACTCGAAACATGTGTATAAGTTGAAGATTGAGTAAAGGATCCGTTGGTCAAGAATAACAGTAGCTAAGGATTAGGGTATAGTTAGAAATTGGCCCTAGAGTATGCACAAATTAAGACAGCTAAAGATTCTTATTGAAAAATAGTGGAATTCAGAATGAAATCGCTTATTTAAAGATACgagaagaatcaagaaaaatgcACAACGCTTCAAATTTCGACtatgaaaacatgaaaatgtgaATATCATTCACAAAAGATCAATCTAGATTGATTTTGCTCAAgtgtgaaattgaattatgatAGAAATTAGATTTCTTGGTTTAAATACTTGTCTTTGACTATAAAAGCTTTCCATTTGTATTTTATGTGTCTTTTACTTTCTCTACATACTCCAATCATCTTCATTAGCAATATAGGTTTGGTTTCGGTCATGAAGAAAGTGTAACCTCCAAGAATGTAAGCCAATTTTTGAATAGCTAAAATTTCATGCGttgttgttttcaatttattattaatGCATTATTTAGCAATTTGAGTTTTGGCAAAGCCCTTGAGTCTTTCATGCATATTAGATTCCTTTTACTTttgatagaaataaaatttatcaatatcAATCGACCATCAATCACGTTCAATCGAACTTTGATCACTTCtagaaagggaaaatttcacgaataaaaataaacttattgcacttatATAAATTCAATCtagtcaatttaatcttaaactttttgataattttccaattgaattattctaattaattttgactggaaatcactaatattgatgttaattttttACTTAACACGTGCAACgctaatataaataatttttttgtaattttttaaaaccgTTGGTGAGGCCCTTGTACCAActccctttatttatttatttttggtctaAAACGATAGTATTATTAAGAACACAAAGAGTAACAACCGTTCGACAGTGCTTCAGAATAAATAAGGTCAATAAAATGCTGAGGAGGAGATACAGCCCAGTTCGTTGGAAGGAGAGAGCGCTCATGGGCTTTGGCGGCCCAGTCGGCAATAACATTTGCTTCTCTTCGGCAGTGATGAATCTTCAAATTAGGAAACATGGCCACAACGACGTGCATTCGGCGAACAGAGCTTTGTTCTCCCAAGGTGTCGAGGTAGGGTTTTGCATGGCTTCCACAAGAACGGAACAGTCAAATTCCAGCACAAGATGATCGTTTGATTTCCCTTTCTGCAGCAGAAATTTAAGTGTAAGAACGAGCGCCTGCACCTCTGTTTGCAGAGCTAAGGAGGCAATGACGGTGCCGGTAAAGCCGTCGGTTAATTGGCCTGAAGAGTCCCGGCACACACGCCACTGAGCCTTCATATTGGGCTGATGGGTAGGCACCATCTATGTTTACCTTTACCACTCCCGAATCTGGTGCGCATCATCTCTGCTCTGGATCTGATTGTTGTAAACCCTTTTTCGGCTTCGTTTGATTGCAGCATCGAATGGATCCAGCATTTGCTAAAGCCACCCGTACCACCTGTACCCTCGATCAAACTCAAATTCtcgaccgaccaaaaaaaaactccctTATTTTATGTCATCGAATTTGACATGACAACCGTGCGGAGGACAGAGTGGGGATGCATCACCCAGTTCTATGTCAAGCTATTAATATTTCATGTCGTGTTTGGCTCCCCAACATGGAGGGCACAAAAGCCTCCTTCCATTTGCCACTTCTCTCTTTACTAACGATAATGTCGAGATGGGACCTCAGCTCATAAACCTCGTACCAAGAGAGTATCACAAGTATTacgtgaaaaaaataaagaatttaatttcagaattttttttataaggcaTTTGTTAAACAATAAGATTAAAAATGCGTCATCTCTAATACTTGAAAATAATAAGACACTTAGTTACATTTATAATTAACtacttaaattatatataattatttgatTAGTTCAACACGTGCTGGCTATATTGAGTAATACCAAAAGTTTCGAGCTAAGTTCTGCTCGTCAAGTCAAATTAGCCTTTTGATAGAACTAAATTggtgaaat harbors:
- the LOC120290899 gene encoding ricin B-like lectin R40G3 — translated: MEFPYGHHAHGHHHKHDGDDNDEESRRNLPYPPPGATLPPYVYGQPPPPPPPSNVYHTSHSPPPSAYPSPYPPPPQMFPQGSTEYSAYPYPPHVAHGGGALASYFAYKLTYNVFCKANPNYSLAIRDSKLVLAPSDSSDPYQKWYKDEKFSTRVKDEEGSPCFSLVNKATGEAIKHSVGASHPVQLAPYNPEQLDASVLWTESKDLGDGYRAVRMVNNVHLNLDAFHGDQLSGGVHDGTTIVLWQWNNGDNQNWKITTH